The genome window atggaggaggagcttccTCGTGGGTGATGCTATTTCTGGGTAAATGATTGTTGCTGACCTGCGCAGTTCGTACCCGCTGGGTCGActacaaggagaaggaatacGACCCCTCGCAGCTTGAGCCTGGCTGGTGAGCTTCTCGCAATTGATTGCCAGATGCGACGTGCTAACTTTGCTAGGCACGCCTGGATCTCTTACATGGTGGATGCTCCCCCCACTGCCGACAAGATCATGCAGACCGGTGTCCGCAGCTGGGAGCTGCCTGAGCACAGGCCCAACCTGACCCTCAGCCGTGCTGCTTTCAAGACCTACTCTACGTGAGTTTCCTTGTGATTGCCAAGATCAAAAATCGAAAGCTAACGGGTGCAGTACCCGCCCCAAGTACTCCGCCTGGACTCCCGTTGCGGCACCCCGGTAGATTTCGGTAGAGCGTTGGCCTAGAAATCAGACCATGTTCGAAGATGTgtgaataaataaagatgTCCTACTCTCCGTTTGAAGTATCGCGATTGTCACAATTAGTATCCCCATTGACCTGCCAGTTCTATACAGTAGTCCGTAGTCTAATTATGCACATGAGGATATCACCGAGGTATCACAGCAACCAAATGTCAAATCAAATGCCACAAAACAGCTCCCTTGACGATGTATATACAATAATTCAGAGAACGTATATACCAGAACCGATGTTGGACCAGTGACGAATGGGGCGTCGGTCTTCGAGCTCGACACACCACCACAGAACATCCCTCAACTTTTGGATCTGACTTTCCGCCTCGTACGCGCGGGAGAGTGCATACCACGCCTCGGAGTTGTCCCACGCACTGCCACGCTTGGTCAACCCGGACAACAGCCCAAAGGCACGTTCGCGGGCCGCGATGCGGTTCAGCAGTCGGGGCTCTTCGTCGTCTGAATCCGGAACGGTCTTAGCCTGCGGCTTCTGCGCTTGACTTGACCGCTTCGCGTCGTCTTCAGATGATGGTTTGCTAGAATTGCTCGGAAACAGCGACAGCGTCGATACGCCGGCATCAAGCCGGGGCTTGGGAGGCTGCAAAggcatcttctcttcccaaaCGTCGAGGAGCAGATTTGACAAACCAATAGTTGCCTTCGGATGATCCGCATAATGGAGAAGCGCCGTCTCGAAGTGCTCCATCGCTTCATGCGGGCGAGTCTGGTCGATAGACTGGAGACCGCGCTCGGCATACACGTCTGCCCATAGTTCATCAGTGCTCTTGGGGACGCCCCATCCACGCTCCCTAAACGCTCTAGCGGAGGTCTCTTGGGACGCCACAAGAGCTTCGAAGCGCGTTACCTGTTTGGCTGCTTCCTCGCATGCCTCGTGAGCATCCTCGAAAGATGATGCCCGGCGATAGAGCCCAGCAATAAGCAGCCAAACCTTGACGAGGATGCACAGGCCATGCTTCTGGGCCTGAGTAGGTGGGACCTTGGTCACCGCCCTGGTGGGAGTGTCGAAGGCGTACGATGTAGGTAGTCGGATATCCTGCTCCGGTGGCTGCTTGGAATGTCCGGCTGGAGCAGGTGGTTGGTTGTGCTTCATATTGTGAGCCATAGGCCCCAATGGCTGCTTTGCGCTCTGGGGCTGGGCCGCTGCGTCCGACACGGCTAGTCCAACCATGTCTGGAACAGGGTTACTAGCTTCAGGCCCAGCCTGAGTCTCGCTATCGCCGTTGACATGGCTTGAGTTAGCAACATCTGCCTTTCTCAAGGTATTGCTCCTCTTACGGGCCTGACGTGAGTCTGTGCCCTCATTAAGCCCCGACTTCTCCCCATCGGTAACCTGTATTGCCGGGGCCGAATCTGTAAAGGTCGAGTTATCTGTCTTGGGCTCTTGTCCAAAATCTGCCCTCCTTTCAGGAGCGCGAGGTCCCTTGTGGCGACCAAAGATGCTGCCGCGGAGGCTTTTCACAGTCCCAGCAGAGCTTTTCGGGGGAACAAGGTGCTCGTGCTCGTGCTCAGCCTTGGTATTTGGCTTCTCGTTATCTTCCAGGTTCAGAGAGTGGAAAAGTGTGGCGAACAGACTAAGGAGCTGGTCGCTATGGTTGACAGCAGCTCCCGGGCCCTCAACTAGTTCAACAAACGCCAACTGGGTCATCCTGGTCTCGATAATACGCTCCTTCTCGCGGACTCGTAGCTTCTCGATAAGCTCATGAGTGATGCCCGCGATCTGATCTTGAGCAGTGTGATTCTGCTTCTGCGGTCGTCTGTCGCTATGGGCGAGGGACGTCACCGTAGCAGGGAACTGCTCAAATGCGGCTTCACACGAGCGTTCGGCAATGTCGAAGTCCTGCTTCGCgctgagaaggagagcaAGCAGATGCCACAGGGGCACCAGATCTCTTTCTCGAGCAAAATCGGCTTGACCTGTTTTGTGCTGTGCATCGGATGTCAACGCCGACTTGACGTAGTCGATGGCACCATCTAGATCGCGATTCTCTGCTAGAAGAACAGCCAGGGTATATAGAGAGGAGCAGTTAGACTCGTCTTCAAGCTCCGGGGCCAGGCTTCTCTCCAGGTAGTCAATAGCTTCTGCCCGGATGTCGTCGCGATCTTCATTCACGGGAGTCCAATAAGCCCAGTTAGCAAGCCCGATGCCGATTCCTCTGTAAGCTGCAGCGATGTCGGATGGGGGGACTGCTTGGGAGCGGGTTGAGCTAGTTTCAGGCACAATGAGAGTCATGCCTtggtcttcatcatcctgtaCATGCTTCTCGGTAAACTCTTTCAGAAGAGATGTGAGATCCTTTGCTTTCTCGGCCTCTTTTTCCGAGCCGAAGCAACTCAGCATCGTAACACCCTCCGACACGGTGCGCAAAAGGATCCCGTCATTTTCCAGATCTCCCGACTCAGCTCCTTTTGCCGCCCGCTCTTTGGCACTTGTGACAATTTCGATATATGACTCGAGCGCTCTCAGAGCGAGGTCATAGTCCGCGAGTGCACAATGCACGTGGAACAGACGCCGCAAAATCAAGTGTGAGTGGTATGTCTTGGTAGCAGCGCGGTAAAGAATCTATGACTATCAGCAAGTTGCTTTCCATCGTCAGTCCCTCAACCTGGAACTTACATCAAGGACATTCCTGCCGACAGCATTCTGGCCACCCTCTCCAAGCTCTTCGTCTGACCAACCGGCACCGCATAGCACCTCCCAGTTCTGAATGACTTGTTCGACCCAAGCCTCAACTTCCGGGTTGCTCGAATCAGCCGTAGGGAATTTCGTCTCGCGCAGAATGCTAGCTTCACAAAGCCCCTCAACGCGTCGGATTTCACTGGCGAGCTGCGGGCGTTCAGGTCCATTTGCAGGAGGGCAATACGGCAGGCCCTGTTGCAAAATACTTGATAGCAGATTGTAGTACGATTTCCAGGTCGGTGATTTCGAAACCGGCTCGGTAGTGCCGTCCATAAGCATGCCTTGAGGCAAGGTCATTTGCTTGACTGAAGGATGAGATGCCCACAGTCTGAAGAAACCTAGCGTCGTGGCTATCGTTTGAGCATTAGCAGCGGCAAGGTCTCTGCTGGCTTCCTCGCATGCCAGGGAGGCGCCTTGGCCCAATAGTTTCTCAGACCAGTAGAGAAATTGGGCGCTGTTTGTAGGGGATTGGAGCTGACTGTTCACCCATGGCGTAAGCGAATGAAGGGTCTCCAGGGCGCCTTCGGGGTCGGAGGTCATGCGCTGTGCAGAACCTATCATAGATTAGCAGGTGCACATCCTCAAAACTTCACTGCGGAGCAAACGCACCCTTGAGATAGCACGCCTTGACGAGGCATGTCTTGGTCCATGGCGAGAGCTCTTCCCCTGCCTGCTCGAGCTCACTCACGGCCTCTACAAAATCTTGAGGAAACCGGGCAGCTGCCAAGCCTAGCTCATTGACAGTCCAATGTACCCATCCCAAGCAGACCTGCGCCTGGAAAACTTCTTGCTTCGATCCTTCTGCCCGGTTGACGGTGGACAGGAGTGACGGAATCAGGTCATGGAGAccggcggcggaggaagggCGGGGGGTGGACGGATGCTTTTGAAGGTGTGAGGCCAGCTGGTATTCAGCGCTGGCTACTTCGAGGAGACCTGTGGCATCCCCATTAGTCCATCTGCTGGCTGGCCAGTATTTCCGGGGAAAGGCAAGTTGGCATTACATGTTCTCTGCGGAGCATGTTTGGTGACTTTCCGAATCAACTCCGGAACTTCTTCCCATTTATTCTGGCAACGCGCATTGTCCAGGGCCGTAACATAGCGATGCCCCTTATCAGAGTCTCGACCCTGTATGAATGGGAATCGGGTGCCTCGGTCAGCGGAAGGCATGTGGTGGCAGATTGAGGGGGAAGCTTTTCACAAGGTTGCCATTGAGACGTTCCCAGGGGGGATGAAGTGAGAAGCCACCACTTACAGTCATGATTGGGAAAGGTCAGACAGAGACGGAGGGATCAATGATTACAAtcggagggaagagaaagaagcagcGTCCATAACAGGGACGAATGCCCACTCGAGGCAGCAGAGAAACAAGATGATATGGCTCCGTTGACGGCGGAGACCATCTTAAGGGGAGACCCGCCGTAACGTACGTAATGTCTCGTATTATTGCCCGAGGCTTCATGTGGTCCGAGCGTCGAAGCCAAAAATTTCCAGAAAATTGGATGTTTGGAGCATCAACTCAATCTTGCGCCAGACCCGTCAATTGCTTCGCCGCGGTCGCTTGTGCAATTTTGCCCTCGTGAAGATGGCCTACATGTCCATGTCCCTCCATGCTGTCAACCACCGGTTGACCAACGTGCCTGTCAAGCAACTACCGCATCTCGCATCATGCCTCGCATCCTCCATCAGCAATTGCGGGGAGTTGCTGTCAACTCCCCAAAGCCAGAAATCGGGCAAGACGGACTCGGACAATGCCGTTCAGATTCATAAGCTCATCACTCGCTTGGGAAGTCTGCTGCAGGACCGCACGTATGAAGGTCGCTGGACCGCGGTGGTGCTTGTGAAGGCGCTGGTCGAGGCTGGCCAGTGGGAGATTCTACGTTCGAGCGAACCGTTTGTTCGGGGGCTGATCAGCATTTTGGCTGTAAGATGCTCAATGGGAGACATATTGCATGATAGATGCTTACTAAATTGTTGCGCATAGAAATCCGACCCCATCTCTACGAAGAAAATGTGCATCATCACCTTGACTCGCATCTTCCACCTGACCTACCAATACCCGACCCTCGTTCGCGAGATCACCACTCCGGCTCTACCAGGCTTCATTACCTCGGCGCTGAACCTGATTTCCGTCAAGCCATCTTCTGAGCCCGTCCGGAAACTCAAGCCGAACACGCCCTTCGTCGAAGTTGTCCTCCAAGCTGTCAATGAGCTGATCGCAAGACACCCGACTATCTTCCGTCCGTTCACCGCGCAAATCCACAGTCTCCTTCAGGTCATCATCGGATCCACGTCGCCCACGTTCCCGGAACATGTCTTGGAAATTGCTCAGCAACTGTTCATCTCCCTCCACAACTGCGCCCCGAAGAACACCGGCGGCGATGAATGGAAGAGCGCCTGTCGCATGACCATTACCTCCGTGCACGCGGCATCTTCTTACGTTCTGAGGGCCGTCGTGGAACAGTGGGAATCCGTCGACCCGTCCCTGCGACAGATGTCGCAACCGCAGAACTACAGCCAGGAAGTGGGCAACGGCCCTGACGCTCTGGGACTTGAGGGCTGGCAAGGTCTGAATTCCGGTGTCAACCGACTGGTTGTGCTTTTGCGCATGCTTTCTGGATTCGTCGGCACTGCTACTGCTTCTACCGTGACCATCCCGGTAGGAGCGATTCTGGATCTGACATCCCGACTGAACATGGTGGTGTATCCCTCCGGTAGCAGCGACATCCAAGCCAACCCCCAGATTGGCCGCGCGGAGCGCGAGCAGCTGCTCACCGAACTTCCTCGCATCCACATCGCATGCATGAAGCTCCTCCTTGATCTGGTCAATGCCCTCGAAACCAGCGCCATCCCCGTCGCACAAACCATTCTGGAGCAGGTGCTGTGGGTTTTCCGCGCGGAGCAGTTCAGCCGGGACGTCCGCACCGCCGTCTACGATCTCGTCTGCGTCTTGCTCACCCGCATCGGTCCCTCCATGACCAAGCAGAGCGTGTCTTCCATggccttcatcatccgcaaATGCTGCCACGACCTTCTGCCTCCCACCGGCAACCAGAACGCAGCCACCGAGAAGCCCGACCCCAAGTCGAAGAACAAGTCCAGCAGTCAAGCCACCGTCAACGCCGATTCCTTCCTGAACCCCGGCCTGAAACAAGTCCGCCagaccagctcctcctcgtccttccCCGACCTCACACGCGCTGCTTCCGAGCTCCTCGCCGCCACGCTGACCCACACCCCATCCGAGTTCCTGTCCCCGGCCCTCCGCGCCGAAGTCGACCGCACCCTCATCCTGACCTCAGACAAGAACGCCATGCTAGCCAGCGTCCTCAACCCCTTCCCCGCCATGCAAGGCCGTGGCGTCGGCACCAGCATTCTCCCCTTCCTGGCGCGCAGCCACCCCGCCGAAACAGAAGTGGAATGCCTCATCCGCCCGCGCATGCCCGTAGTGATGACCGGCTTGACAGCCAACGGCTACGTGCCCatggaagatgacgacgacgacgaagatgaagacgaggcaATCACCGCAGTCCCtgcatccacatcaaccgGGTTCCTCAAGCCCACTCCCACCCCTACCCTCCAACACGACGACATGATGGACGTGGAGAAGGatatcccctccccaccaagCAAGCGCAGCTACGCCGATGAAGTCGAACAGCCTGCCGCACCAACCATCGCAACGACAAGTCCCAGCTTGCAGAGCAAGAAGCCCCGCTTCGAACCAAAGGCCGCTGCTGTAACCCAGCCTCCTCTGGACGCAGCATCCCCGGCGACATTTACCGGCACGGCCGCTATCTCTGTCCCTACGTCTTCTATCGCTGGACCGGCCCCGGTGCAGACGCCGAAGCCGGCTCAGTCTTCTATTGCGAAGCCATCTGCCTTGGctgcggcggcagcagcagatgatgagagtgatgatgaaatgCCCTCTTTGAATGTCGACCCGGAtacggagg of Aspergillus luchuensis IFO 4308 DNA, chromosome 7, nearly complete sequence contains these proteins:
- a CDS encoding complex I NDUFA12 subunit family protein (COG:C;~EggNog:ENOG410Q1EA;~InterPro:IPR007763;~PFAM:PF05071;~go_component: GO:0016020 - membrane [Evidence IEA];~go_function: GO:0008137 - NADH dehydrogenase (ubiquinone) activity [Evidence IEA];~go_function: GO:0009055 - electron transfer activity [Evidence IEA]) — protein: MSTILRTLRNLRRIGFKEYGHQMQYIGDTKAGTLIGVDRYGNKYFENMEEELPLRTRWVDYKEKEYDPSQLEPGWHAWISYMVDAPPTADKIMQTGVRSWELPEHRPNLTLSRAAFKTYSTTRPKYSAWTPVAAPR
- a CDS encoding putative filamentation protein (Rhf1) (COG:S;~EggNog:ENOG410PJEU;~InterPro:IPR011990,IPR019734;~go_function: GO:0005515 - protein binding [Evidence IEA]) — its product is MTGRDSDKGHRYVTALDNARCQNKWEEVPELIRKVTKHAPQRTCLLEVASAEYQLASHLQKHPSTPRPSSAAGLHDLIPSLLSTVNRAEGSKQEVFQAQVCLGWVHWTVNELGLAAARFPQDFVEAVSELEQAGEELSPWTKTCLVKACYLKGSAQRMTSDPEGALETLHSLTPWVNSQLQSPTNSAQFLYWSEKLLGQGASLACEEASRDLAAANAQTIATTLGFFRLWASHPSVKQMTLPQGMLMDGTTEPVSKSPTWKSYYNLLSSILQQGLPYCPPANGPERPQLASEIRRVEGLCEASILRETKFPTADSSNPEVEAWVEQVIQNWEVLCGAGWSDEELGEGGQNAVGRNVLDILYRAATKTYHSHLILRRLFHVHCALADYDLALRALESYIEIVTSAKERAAKGAESGDLENDGILLRTVSEGVTMLSCFGSEKEAEKAKDLTSLLKEFTEKHVQDDEDQGMTLIVPETSSTRSQAVPPSDIAAAYRGIGIGLANWAYWTPVNEDRDDIRAEAIDYLERSLAPELEDESNCSSLYTLAVLLAENRDLDGAIDYVKSALTSDAQHKTGQADFARERDLVPLWHLLALLLSAKQDFDIAERSCEAAFEQFPATVTSLAHSDRRPQKQNHTAQDQIAGITHELIEKLRVREKERIIETRMTQLAFVELVEGPGAAVNHSDQLLSLFATLFHSLNLEDNEKPNTKAEHEHEHLVPPKSSAGTVKSLRGSIFGRHKGPRAPERRADFGQEPKTDNSTFTDSAPAIQVTDGEKSGLNEGTDSRQARKRSNTLRKADVANSSHVNGDSETQAGPEASNPVPDMVGLAVSDAAAQPQSAKQPLGPMAHNMKHNQPPAPAGHSKQPPEQDIRLPTSYAFDTPTRAVTKVPPTQAQKHGLCILVKVWLLIAGLYRRASSFEDAHEACEEAAKQVTRFEALVASQETSARAFRERGWGVPKSTDELWADVYAERGLQSIDQTRPHEAMEHFETALLHYADHPKATIGLSNLLLDVWEEKMPLQPPKPRLDAGVSTLSLFPSNSSKPSSEDDAKRSSQAQKPQAKTVPDSDDEEPRLLNRIAARERAFGLLSGLTKRGSAWDNSEAWYALSRAYEAESQIQKLRDVLWWCVELEDRRPIRHWSNIGSGIYVL
- a CDS encoding uncharacterized protein (COG:S;~EggNog:ENOG410PMHN;~InterPro:IPR016024,IPR012583;~PFAM:PF08167), with the translated sequence MAYMSMSLHAVNHRLTNVPVKQLPHLASCLASSISNCGELLSTPQSQKSGKTDSDNAVQIHKLITRLGSLLQDRTYEGRWTAVVLVKALVEAGQWEILRSSEPFVRGLISILAKSDPISTKKMCIITLTRIFHLTYQYPTLVREITTPALPGFITSALNLISVKPSSEPVRKLKPNTPFVEVVLQAVNELIARHPTIFRPFTAQIHSLLQVIIGSTSPTFPEHVLEIAQQLFISLHNCAPKNTGGDEWKSACRMTITSVHAASSYVLRAVVEQWESVDPSLRQMSQPQNYSQEVGNGPDALGLEGWQGLNSGVNRLVVLLRMLSGFVGTATASTVTIPVGAILDLTSRLNMVVYPSGSSDIQANPQIGRAEREQLLTELPRIHIACMKLLLDLVNALETSAIPVAQTILEQVLWVFRAEQFSRDVRTAVYDLVCVLLTRIGPSMTKQSVSSMAFIIRKCCHDLLPPTGNQNAATEKPDPKSKNKSSSQATVNADSFLNPGLKQVRQTSSSSSFPDLTRAASELLAATLTHTPSEFLSPALRAEVDRTLILTSDKNAMLASVLNPFPAMQGRGVGTSILPFLARSHPAETEVECLIRPRMPVVMTGLTANGYVPMEDDDDDEDEDEAITAVPASTSTGFLKPTPTPTLQHDDMMDVEKDIPSPPSKRSYADEVEQPAAPTIATTSPSLQSKKPRFEPKAAAVTQPPLDAASPATFTGTAAISVPTSSIAGPAPVQTPKPAQSSIAKPSALAAAAAADDESDDEMPSLNVDPDTEDEDEDEE